The Virgibacillus phasianinus genome includes a window with the following:
- the spoVM gene encoding stage V sporulation protein SpoVM, producing the protein MEEGELMKFYTIKLPRFIGGCVRVVIGMFKKDK; encoded by the coding sequence ATGGAGGAGGGGGAACTCATGAAATTTTATACTATTAAGCTCCCAAGATTTATTGGTGGATGTGTTAGGGTAGTGATTGGTATGTTTAAAAAGGATAAATAA
- the rsgA gene encoding ribosome small subunit-dependent GTPase A yields MTEGRIIKALSGFYYVQADEGVYQCRGRGLFRNKKITPLVGDFVEFDKRDDMEGYLIDIKPRSNELVRPPISNVDRAFIISSAVEPSFSTLLLDRFLVLIESKDIEPIVIISKMDVLAKEERERIDGLAKTYRNIGYKVEQVSSKEPFEIQGIEAYFHDGVSVIAGQSGVGKSSLLNALKPELQIKTNDISKSLGRGKHTTRHVELVQLFGGLVADTPGFSALEFNEIDLEDLGEYFPEIRERKSNCKFRGCMHRKEPKCAVKEAVDHGEISQFRYNHYLAFHEEIQSRKPRY; encoded by the coding sequence ATGACTGAAGGCAGAATTATTAAGGCATTAAGCGGGTTCTACTATGTTCAAGCAGATGAGGGTGTATACCAATGCAGGGGAAGAGGTTTATTTCGGAATAAGAAAATCACCCCGCTTGTCGGAGACTTTGTTGAATTTGATAAAAGAGATGACATGGAAGGATATCTGATTGACATAAAGCCGAGGAGCAACGAATTAGTTCGGCCTCCCATTTCGAATGTGGACCGTGCATTTATAATAAGTTCTGCGGTAGAGCCATCGTTCAGCACGTTGCTGTTAGATCGGTTTTTAGTGCTAATCGAATCGAAGGATATTGAACCGATTGTTATTATCTCAAAAATGGACGTTTTAGCTAAGGAGGAAAGGGAAAGAATCGACGGTCTGGCTAAAACATATCGTAACATCGGCTACAAGGTTGAACAGGTATCATCTAAAGAGCCATTTGAAATTCAAGGAATAGAAGCATATTTTCATGATGGTGTATCTGTTATTGCAGGGCAATCGGGAGTTGGAAAGTCATCCCTTTTAAATGCGCTTAAACCAGAATTGCAAATAAAAACGAACGATATTTCAAAAAGTCTTGGACGTGGAAAGCATACAACCCGACATGTTGAGCTAGTTCAATTATTCGGTGGTTTAGTTGCGGATACCCCTGGGTTTAGTGCACTGGAATTCAATGAAATTGATTTAGAGGATTTGGGAGAATACTTTCCGGAAATAAGAGAACGAAAAAGCAATTGTAAATTCCGTGGCTGTATGCATCGAAAAGAGCCAAAATGTGCTGTGAAAGAAGCTGTTGATCATGGCGAAATTTCACAGTTTCGCTACAATCACTATTTAGCCTTTCACGAGGAAATTCAATCAAGAAAGCCGAGGTATTAA
- a CDS encoding acyl-CoA thioesterase has protein sequence MENLVLPSSKTVQTRLVLPPDTNHLDSIFGGKVLAYIDEIAALTAMKHASSAVVTASIDSVDFLSSAKVGDSLTLEAYVTYTGTSSMEVYVKVTAHDLIKNKETLTTESFLTMVAVNNEGKPIPVPKVSPQTDEEKQMFATAPARRDNRKRRASLR, from the coding sequence ATGGAGAATTTAGTTCTTCCAAGTTCAAAAACAGTTCAGACACGATTGGTGCTCCCGCCGGATACCAATCATTTAGATTCTATTTTTGGTGGAAAAGTATTGGCATATATTGATGAAATTGCTGCATTGACAGCTATGAAGCATGCTAGTAGTGCAGTTGTTACCGCCTCAATTGATTCTGTGGATTTTCTTTCTTCCGCTAAAGTAGGAGACTCTTTAACATTGGAAGCGTATGTAACTTATACAGGAACTAGTTCGATGGAAGTCTATGTGAAAGTAACGGCGCATGATTTAATTAAGAATAAAGAAACATTAACAACGGAATCATTTCTAACAATGGTTGCTGTTAATAATGAGGGCAAACCTATTCCAGTTCCAAAAGTTTCACCACAAACTGATGAAGAAAAACAAATGTTTGCAACAGCACCTGCAAGAAGGGATAATAGAAAAAGACGTGCTTCTCTACGATAG
- the rpe gene encoding ribulose-phosphate 3-epimerase, with amino-acid sequence MTKIAPSILSADFSKLGQEIKDVEQGGADYIHVDVMDGNFVPNITIGPLIVQAIKPITRLPLDVHLMIENPDNYIQAFAEAGASIITVHQEATKHLHRTIQLIKSQNVKAGVVINPATPAYMIKEILPEVDLVLLMTVNPGFGGQSFISSVVPKIKQIAKWRGELGLSFEIEIDGGVNKETASTCVEAGADVLVAGSAVYNKSDRKQAIEAIREASRQPE; translated from the coding sequence ATGACCAAAATAGCACCTTCAATCCTTTCAGCTGACTTTTCAAAACTAGGACAGGAAATTAAAGATGTTGAACAAGGCGGAGCAGACTATATTCATGTTGATGTTATGGATGGAAACTTTGTTCCGAACATAACTATTGGACCATTAATTGTCCAGGCAATAAAACCCATTACACGTTTACCGCTTGATGTCCATTTAATGATTGAGAACCCGGACAATTATATTCAGGCATTTGCTGAAGCAGGTGCATCCATTATTACGGTACATCAGGAAGCTACGAAACATCTTCATAGAACCATTCAACTGATAAAGAGCCAGAATGTGAAAGCAGGTGTCGTCATAAATCCAGCTACACCAGCATATATGATTAAGGAAATCCTACCTGAAGTTGATTTGGTTTTATTAATGACCGTTAATCCAGGATTCGGTGGCCAATCATTTATTTCTAGTGTTGTTCCTAAAATAAAACAAATTGCCAAATGGCGGGGAGAGCTTGGACTTAGCTTTGAAATAGAAATTGATGGCGGAGTAAATAAGGAGACAGCCAGCACGTGTGTAGAAGCTGGTGCAGATGTGCTTGTGGCAGGAAGTGCTGTTTATAATAAATCCGATCGAAAGCAGGCAATAGAAGCTATTAGAGAAGCAAGCCGACAACCGGAGTAG
- a CDS encoding DUF421 domain-containing protein has product MPEFLLTIIRSVIAFMLLMVMTRIMGKKQLSQLTFFDYCVGITIGSIASALAIDQNIKISNGIVGLIILGVFPVLLAYGGLKSIKFRKITDGTPSILIENGKVLERNLFKSKVAIDELMLFLREKNIFKVTDVEMAILETNGQLSVMKKSDQQPLTPKQLGLTVNAEHGPAIVIMDGKLMDKSLSSLGYSKEWLLGEIGKQGASTYEDVFLAQIDSNGNVFVDLYNDNLQQHKVKQKPLLAASLKKVQADLESFSQQTNNPEAKKMYSQQAANLQTTIESILPYLK; this is encoded by the coding sequence ATGCCTGAGTTTTTATTGACTATAATTAGATCGGTTATAGCATTTATGTTATTAATGGTGATGACACGAATAATGGGTAAAAAACAGCTTTCCCAACTTACTTTCTTTGATTATTGTGTCGGAATCACAATTGGATCAATCGCCTCGGCACTGGCAATTGACCAAAACATTAAAATTTCCAATGGTATTGTTGGGCTAATTATATTAGGCGTTTTTCCAGTGTTGCTAGCTTACGGTGGGCTAAAGTCAATAAAGTTTCGCAAGATAACTGACGGAACCCCATCAATATTAATCGAAAACGGTAAAGTATTAGAAAGGAACTTATTTAAAAGTAAAGTAGCAATAGATGAACTGATGTTGTTTTTAAGGGAAAAAAATATATTCAAAGTAACTGATGTAGAAATGGCCATCCTCGAAACTAATGGACAATTAAGTGTCATGAAAAAGTCCGATCAACAACCATTAACACCTAAGCAACTAGGCTTGACAGTTAATGCTGAACATGGCCCAGCCATTGTAATCATGGACGGTAAACTAATGGATAAAAGTCTTTCATCACTTGGTTATTCTAAAGAATGGCTACTTGGAGAAATCGGGAAACAAGGCGCTTCTACATATGAGGATGTGTTTTTAGCGCAAATTGATTCCAATGGAAATGTGTTTGTTGATTTATATAACGACAACTTGCAACAACATAAGGTGAAACAAAAGCCGTTACTCGCAGCCTCACTTAAAAAGGTACAGGCTGACTTGGAAAGTTTTTCTCAGCAAACAAATAATCCTGAGGCCAAAAAAATGTACTCACAACAAGCTGCTAATCTACAGACAACGATCGAATCTATTCTGCCGTACTTGAAATAA
- a CDS encoding thiamine diphosphokinase, which produces MTTIGIVANGPEELIPSLKHYQDNVDVWIGADRGSLTLLSNQIRPDYALGDFDSINQQEQIRIEKESKYFLKFNVEKDQTDLEIAIDKALELKGERIYFFGVTGGRLDHGLVNIQSLYVLLKQECSGIIIDKSNCVELFTPGSYRINSEKEFPNISFVPFSQHVSGLSLKGFYYPLQNYNLTWGSTRCISNKLLLNNGTFSFDKGILLLIKSRDG; this is translated from the coding sequence ATGACAACGATTGGCATCGTAGCAAATGGACCAGAGGAATTAATTCCAAGTTTAAAACATTATCAAGACAACGTCGATGTGTGGATCGGTGCAGATCGAGGCTCGCTAACGTTATTATCAAATCAAATCAGACCTGATTACGCACTTGGGGATTTTGATTCTATTAATCAACAGGAACAAATAAGAATAGAAAAGGAATCAAAATACTTTTTAAAATTCAATGTGGAGAAGGATCAAACGGATTTGGAAATTGCCATCGATAAGGCTCTTGAACTTAAAGGTGAGAGGATATATTTCTTTGGAGTTACTGGTGGTAGATTAGATCACGGTTTGGTTAATATTCAATCGTTATATGTACTTTTAAAGCAAGAATGTTCTGGAATAATTATTGATAAATCAAATTGTGTAGAATTATTTACTCCAGGTTCATATCGCATTAATAGTGAAAAAGAATTTCCAAACATTTCATTTGTACCTTTCTCGCAGCACGTTTCAGGCTTGTCACTAAAGGGATTTTACTATCCATTACAGAATTATAATTTAACGTGGGGCTCAACCAGATGCATTTCAAACAAGCTTCTTTTAAATAATGGTACTTTTTCTTTTGATAAAGGCATATTATTACTTATAAAGAGTCGTGATGGGTAG
- the rpmB gene encoding 50S ribosomal protein L28, with translation MARKCVVTGRKTHSGNQRSHAMNSSKRNWKANVQKVRIMVDGKPKKVYVSARALKSGKVERV, from the coding sequence ATGGCTAGAAAATGTGTTGTAACTGGACGTAAAACTCACAGTGGAAATCAACGTTCTCACGCTATGAATTCCAGCAAGCGTAATTGGAAAGCTAATGTACAAAAAGTACGTATTATGGTAGACGGCAAACCTAAAAAAGTTTATGTTTCTGCTCGCGCACTTAAGTCAGGTAAAGTAGAGCGCGTATAA
- a CDS encoding DAK2 domain-containing protein — MTVRTLDGIVFSQMVRSGAHHLTNNAKKIDALNVFPVPDGDTGTNMNLSMTSGANEVKKMDSSNISEVALAFSKGLLMGARGNSGVILSQIFRGFAKGMDKKKMLTAKDLAQAFDTGVSTAYKAVMKPVEGTILTVIKDSAKVAVEEAESENDVIALMEKVLLEAKASLTRTPDLLPVLKEVGVVDSGGQGLVTIFEGFLAALKGEELPEGVTSEMEEMVNAEHHKIAQDFMETSEIEFGYCTEFMVKFEDKKTKENPFDEETFRNQLNELGDSLLVVSDEDVVKVHVHAEYPGKAMTLGQRYGSLINMKVENMREQHTAIIGDQQKQATKTEKVPYAIVTVAMGKGLKSLLESLGASVVIEGGQTMNPSTKELSDAIMEANAENVLILPNNKNIIMAAEQAADLAEVKAVVVPSKTIPQGISAMLAFHPESDIEENRAVMHDACGQVKTGQVTYAVRDTQIDGITIDNGNFMGIADGKITATHPTRMETVKLLLKEMITEEDEILTILQGEDASDKEVEELVNHVEESYEDMEVEVHKGNQPIYSYILSVE; from the coding sequence GTGACAGTACGAACGCTTGACGGCATCGTTTTTTCGCAAATGGTACGCTCTGGTGCTCACCATTTAACAAACAATGCCAAAAAGATTGACGCTCTAAATGTATTCCCGGTCCCGGATGGAGATACAGGTACAAATATGAATTTATCTATGACTTCAGGAGCGAATGAAGTAAAGAAAATGGATAGTTCTAATATATCTGAAGTTGCCCTGGCATTTTCCAAAGGCTTATTAATGGGTGCACGAGGTAATTCTGGTGTTATATTATCGCAGATATTCCGTGGCTTTGCCAAAGGGATGGATAAGAAAAAGATGCTTACGGCTAAAGATTTAGCCCAGGCTTTCGATACAGGTGTTTCTACTGCCTATAAAGCTGTTATGAAACCGGTTGAAGGTACTATATTGACTGTAATAAAGGATTCTGCAAAGGTTGCAGTTGAAGAAGCGGAAAGTGAAAATGATGTAATCGCTTTAATGGAAAAAGTATTGCTTGAAGCAAAAGCATCGTTAACACGTACACCTGATCTTTTACCTGTTTTAAAGGAAGTAGGTGTAGTTGATTCAGGTGGACAAGGGCTGGTTACTATTTTCGAGGGATTCCTGGCTGCGCTTAAAGGTGAGGAACTTCCTGAAGGGGTAACGTCTGAAATGGAAGAAATGGTGAATGCTGAGCACCACAAAATTGCACAGGATTTCATGGAAACAAGTGAAATAGAATTTGGTTACTGCACGGAATTTATGGTTAAATTCGAGGATAAAAAAACAAAGGAAAATCCATTTGATGAGGAAACATTTCGTAATCAACTAAATGAGTTAGGTGATTCCTTGTTAGTTGTTTCAGATGAAGATGTTGTGAAAGTACATGTTCACGCCGAATATCCTGGTAAGGCTATGACACTAGGTCAGCGTTATGGCAGCCTGATTAATATGAAAGTTGAAAATATGCGTGAACAGCATACTGCGATTATCGGGGATCAACAAAAGCAGGCAACCAAAACAGAAAAGGTTCCATATGCGATTGTCACGGTTGCGATGGGGAAAGGTCTTAAATCATTACTGGAAAGCCTTGGCGCATCAGTTGTAATTGAAGGCGGACAAACAATGAACCCAAGTACAAAGGAACTTTCAGACGCAATCATGGAAGCAAATGCAGAAAATGTACTTATCCTTCCAAATAATAAAAATATCATAATGGCAGCTGAACAAGCTGCAGATCTTGCAGAGGTTAAGGCAGTCGTAGTTCCATCAAAAACAATCCCACAGGGAATAAGTGCAATGCTGGCTTTCCATCCGGAATCAGATATTGAGGAAAATAGAGCCGTCATGCACGATGCCTGTGGACAGGTGAAAACTGGACAGGTTACCTATGCAGTTCGTGATACACAGATTGATGGAATTACTATCGATAATGGGAATTTTATGGGAATTGCAGATGGCAAAATTACAGCAACTCATCCAACTAGGATGGAAACAGTGAAATTGTTGTTAAAAGAAATGATTACGGAAGAAGATGAAATTCTAACAATTCTCCAAGGTGAAGATGCAAGTGATAAGGAAGTAGAAGAACTTGTAAACCATGTTGAGGAATCGTATGAAGATATGGAAGTTGAGGTTCACAAAGGGAATCAACCAATTTATTCATATATTTTATCTGTTGAATAA
- a CDS encoding DUF4363 family protein, whose translation MMKFTKLPILICLLISLLVLGGCKSENVFYEKINDINESVSHSNWKQTKEGVKKLSNMYKEKEWKLQLLGDEAEYEGINVELEVLKESADAKDKTQVKVALGTIRGHLKDIFSF comes from the coding sequence ATGATGAAGTTTACAAAATTGCCTATATTGATTTGTTTGTTAATTAGTTTGTTGGTGTTAGGAGGTTGTAAATCTGAAAATGTGTTTTATGAAAAAATTAATGATATTAACGAGTCGGTTTCCCACTCTAATTGGAAGCAAACGAAGGAAGGCGTAAAAAAGCTCAGCAACATGTATAAAGAAAAGGAATGGAAACTGCAGCTTTTGGGGGATGAGGCAGAATACGAAGGAATAAACGTTGAACTGGAGGTGCTTAAAGAGTCTGCCGATGCCAAAGATAAAACGCAAGTAAAGGTTGCGTTAGGAACAATACGTGGTCATCTTAAGGATATTTTCTCCTTTTAA
- a CDS encoding Asp23/Gls24 family envelope stress response protein, with product MSIELNTNDGQVTITNDVIATIAGGAAVECYGIVGMASKNQIKDGISEILRKENFARGVLVRQENDHLHIDMYIIVSYGTKISEVAHNVQSQVKYTLHKSLGLSIDSVNIYIQGVRVEKE from the coding sequence ATGTCCATTGAACTTAATACAAATGATGGCCAAGTAACAATCACAAATGATGTCATTGCAACAATAGCGGGTGGTGCAGCTGTTGAGTGTTACGGAATTGTAGGGATGGCTTCTAAAAATCAAATTAAAGATGGAATCTCAGAAATTTTGCGTAAAGAAAATTTTGCACGGGGTGTGTTAGTGCGTCAGGAAAACGACCACCTTCATATTGATATGTATATCATTGTTAGTTATGGAACAAAAATATCTGAAGTGGCACATAATGTGCAATCACAAGTTAAATATACATTGCATAAATCATTAGGACTATCCATCGACTCAGTTAATATTTATATTCAAGGTGTGCGAGTAGAAAAAGAATAA
- a CDS encoding NCS2 family permease, with the protein MPTKGKWRMEIIAGLIGYLTTVYIVAVNGSILSETGISIESGMIATILAGFLGTLLMGLYAKLPLILIPGMGINVLFAYSIVEGAGLSFQEGLAVVIIASILFLITAFSRLGLILKEAIPNSLKHAITVGLGFFLILIGLEKSGLVINGDHTIIAIGDFTSPTVIVSLLTLFLAIFLFIKNVPANFLVTMICGTFIAYLFGTLDTEAVTVNVHVKELVFFPSFSAIGDLSFWLAIFPLAMILIFENMGLLHGQLHMLKKDDKYTKAYQVTAFSSLACAFLGTSPTVSAAENAAIIASKGKTGKTAMVASLLFIATIFIIPWISLIPNTAISPILIIVGVLMAQNIRHISLDDLSEALPAFLVAVMIPFTYSIADGMAFGFIAYPIVKVALGKQKELSFSLMVISSLFLFDFFMKMIGY; encoded by the coding sequence ATGCCAACAAAAGGTAAATGGCGAATGGAAATCATTGCTGGGCTAATTGGTTATCTTACCACAGTATATATCGTAGCTGTGAATGGGTCTATCCTAAGCGAGACTGGAATTTCCATTGAAAGCGGTATGATCGCTACGATTCTAGCAGGCTTTCTTGGAACACTATTAATGGGATTATATGCTAAACTTCCATTAATCCTAATCCCAGGAATGGGTATTAACGTATTATTTGCTTATTCAATCGTAGAAGGGGCAGGACTTAGCTTTCAAGAAGGATTAGCGGTTGTAATCATTGCATCTATACTATTTCTAATTACTGCATTTAGTCGTTTAGGATTAATTTTAAAAGAAGCAATACCGAATTCGTTAAAACATGCAATTACAGTTGGCTTAGGCTTTTTCCTAATTTTAATTGGTTTAGAAAAAAGTGGGCTGGTTATAAATGGAGATCATACAATCATAGCAATTGGAGATTTCACTTCACCAACGGTAATTGTAAGTTTATTAACATTATTTCTGGCAATATTTTTATTCATTAAAAATGTACCAGCGAACTTTTTGGTGACGATGATTTGCGGAACATTTATTGCCTACTTATTTGGCACTCTCGATACGGAAGCTGTTACAGTAAATGTTCATGTAAAGGAATTAGTATTTTTTCCTTCTTTTTCAGCAATTGGGGATCTTTCTTTCTGGCTGGCAATATTTCCACTGGCGATGATCCTCATCTTTGAAAATATGGGTTTATTACATGGTCAGTTACACATGTTGAAAAAGGATGATAAATATACAAAAGCTTATCAAGTAACGGCATTTTCTTCCCTTGCATGCGCATTCCTAGGAACATCACCAACAGTTTCGGCAGCAGAAAATGCGGCAATTATTGCATCTAAGGGGAAAACAGGGAAAACAGCCATGGTGGCAAGTCTATTATTTATCGCCACTATTTTTATTATTCCGTGGATATCCCTTATTCCAAATACAGCTATCAGTCCTATACTGATTATTGTTGGGGTGCTTATGGCTCAAAACATCCGTCACATTTCACTTGACGATTTGTCGGAGGCATTACCAGCATTTCTCGTCGCCGTCATGATTCCATTTACTTATAGTATTGCAGATGGAATGGCGTTTGGATTCATTGCGTATCCGATTGTAAAAGTTGCACTGGGCAAACAAAAGGAACTTTCCTTTTCCTTAATGGTCATATCATCATTATTCCTGTTTGACTTTTTCATGAAAATGATTGGCTATTAA
- a CDS encoding helix-turn-helix domain-containing protein, which yields MIEGRIIKYYRQKSGISQEKLGQGICSVTHLSKIERGITEYSSEIISLLSVRLGINMKTEIKRYQQTKVLLEKWFDALVMQKKEEIFRLKEEIENEDLINLPENLNLYKLLLARCYLFTNNVKEAYSIITYIEKRQLAMLSPEEKNLLKHVFGIYYFLTGQFKACITTMENIDNGQYHNDEYYYHLALAHHSVHSNIQAYYFASKALEYFQKTLNILRIIDTEMVMLIQLNAREHHDYKITLEKYRKLIQLCDTCNDQQRRLKLFHNLGFENMRRGYYQEASRLFNKAMSFINEDDQQYLTTLDVYINSCFKGQLLSDEKLLDLIQHGLRLAIDKKDERYILFQLHIFSIRQQEDNYYHYLEETVIPHFRETGYYMMVEHYEKKLFYYLVNRKKTSKALDLSKSIVSSKKSFYDVDINVNT from the coding sequence ATGATCGAAGGAAGAATTATTAAATATTATCGTCAAAAATCTGGGATATCGCAGGAAAAGTTGGGACAAGGGATATGCTCCGTAACGCATTTAAGTAAAATCGAACGTGGCATAACAGAATATTCCAGTGAAATCATATCACTATTGTCTGTTCGTCTAGGCATCAATATGAAAACTGAAATTAAGCGTTATCAACAAACAAAAGTACTTTTAGAAAAATGGTTCGATGCTTTAGTCATGCAAAAAAAGGAAGAAATTTTCCGATTAAAAGAAGAAATTGAAAATGAAGATTTAATTAACCTACCTGAAAACCTTAATTTATATAAACTCTTGCTTGCCCGGTGTTACTTATTTACTAATAACGTTAAAGAGGCATATAGTATCATAACCTATATCGAAAAACGACAATTAGCAATGTTATCCCCTGAAGAAAAAAATTTATTGAAACACGTATTCGGCATTTATTATTTTTTAACAGGACAATTTAAAGCGTGCATCACGACTATGGAAAATATTGATAATGGGCAATATCATAACGATGAATATTATTATCACCTAGCGTTAGCCCATCATTCGGTGCATTCGAATATTCAAGCATATTACTTTGCATCAAAAGCACTTGAATATTTCCAAAAAACATTAAATATTTTGCGAATCATTGATACGGAAATGGTTATGTTAATACAACTAAATGCTAGGGAACATCACGACTATAAAATCACACTTGAAAAGTACCGAAAGCTGATCCAACTATGTGATACATGTAATGATCAACAAAGAAGGTTAAAATTATTTCACAACCTAGGATTTGAAAATATGCGAAGAGGATATTATCAAGAGGCCTCACGCTTATTCAATAAAGCAATGAGTTTTATAAATGAAGATGATCAACAATATTTAACCACATTAGATGTATATATCAATTCTTGTTTTAAAGGTCAGTTATTATCCGATGAAAAATTACTAGATCTTATCCAACATGGATTAAGACTTGCAATTGACAAAAAAGATGAAAGGTATATCCTGTTTCAACTACATATTTTCTCCATTCGACAGCAAGAAGACAATTATTATCATTATTTAGAAGAAACAGTGATTCCACATTTTCGTGAAACAGGTTATTACATGATGGTTGAACATTATGAAAAAAAACTTTTTTATTATTTGGTTAACCGTAAAAAAACATCAAAGGCATTGGACCTTTCCAAGTCCATTGTTTCCTCAAAAAAGAGTTTTTACGATGTTGACATTAATGTAAATACATGA